The Haloterrigena turkmenica DSM 5511 genome includes the window ACTCGGTGATGGTGGTGCATATCCCTGACGGAGTACAGTGGCCGCGGCTTCCGCCATAAACGTCGGGTCTATCGGCGAACGGTGAAACGCCGGCGCTCACGCCTCGCCGGTCGATGACTCGGGCGTCCCCGCGTCGCCGCCGTGATCGCCGTCTCCAACGTCTGGGCCCGCAGCGTCGTCGCCGGCGACGGCCCAGTCGGCGGTGAGTTCCGGCGCCCCGCGGAGCGCGATGAGGACCGCGGCGATCCCGAACGCGAGCGCGCCCATCAGGCCGACGGGGTTGACGACGAGTTCCGACCCGCCCTGCGCGAAGACGACCAGCGTGGTCGCGAAGGCGTTAAACGTCCCGTGGAAGATCGCCGGCGCCAGCACCGACCGCGCGGAGAGCGTGACGTAGGTGTAGACCGGCGACATCGCGAGGCAGGCGACGGTCATGGCACCGACCCCGAGAACGGGTTCGTTCGGGAAGTTGTACCCCTCGAGGACGACCGGCGCGTGCCACAGCCCCCAGACCAGTCCGATGACGGCCGACGCGCCCCAGAAGCCGAGAGGCGACAGCGAGGTAAGGAACACGCCGCGCCAGCCGAACTCCTCGCCGAGGGCGAAGAGCACGTTGAACGTCGCGCCGACCCCGATCGCGACGGCGATCGTCGCGAGCAGGTTGAGCGGCCAGCCGGGAAGCGACGGCCCGACGGGTTCGCCGCCCTGGGTCTGTGCGAAATCCGTCCCCTCGCCGGTCAGCGGGTTCGCGTCGGGAACGAACTCGACGCCCGGAACGGCGAGCGAGAGGGCAGTCCCGAGTAACACGAGTGCGATCGGCACGACCGCGGCGACCGCGAGCCAGCGGAGCCGTCCCCAGCCGACGCGGAGCCCGGCCCGTTCGAACGATGGCGGGCCGACGAGACAGGTCGTGATCCCCGCGAGCATCGGCGTGAACATGTACAACGGCGCGAGCACGACCATGCTGACGCCGGTCAGCCGAGAGACCGCGACGACGCCGGCCGAGAGCACCGCGAGCGAGCCGAGGAAGACGACGGGTGGACTGCGGTCCGTCATCGCCGTCGGCTCGCCTCCGCGTTCGTCCTCGGTTTCGGTTCCGGTTCCGCTCGAGACCGTCGAGCCCGCCGCGACCGTCGAAACCGTCGCGGCCGGCGCGAACGCCGTGACATACTGGTGCGTTCGCTGGAATTTCGATAAGCGTTACGTCGACGGCGGGTAACCGGACGCTGCCGGCGTGCCCCTTTAATTCGCTCGGCTCCTACCCACGGGTACACAATGAAGGTCCCCAATTCCCTCAAAAACGTCGAGCGAGACGATGCGGTCATCCGCACGTTCGAGTACGACGACGGCAGCGTCATCGCCGTCGACTTCGGGAACGCCGCCGCGGACCTCGAGATGGACGTTCTCGGCTCGACTGCGATCATCGTCGCCGACGGCGAACAGTTCGAGTTCGAACTCCCACCGGAGGCCAGCGACGTCTCCGCGAAGAACGGTGTCCTGACGATCACAGAGTAACGCGGCCGCGACCGATCGAGCCGAGAGTGGCAACTGAACGGGCCGTGACGCCAAAAGCACAGGGTCGAGAGGCGGGTGGGCAGTCATGGTCGCGGAGGCGTGTCGAGACGACTGCGGCGGGAAACGCGTCTGGCCATCGTTTTCGTCTTGGTATGAGAAGTAATTTATCGGTTATCCAACTACCAGTGACCGATGTCGGACTCGAGTCGATCGCTGGGGCGCGACCGGCGGACGACGAACGCGCTCCTCACGCTGCTCCTCGTCACGCTCGCTGCGGGGTTTCTCTACGTCGGAGAGGGCACCGGCGGTGTAACCCGTTCCGTCGCCGAACTGATTCTCACGACGGTGCTCTGGGTGCCGATTGTAGCCGGCATCGCGCTGGTCCTCAGTCGAGGGTGAGCGTCAGCGACAACCTCGGGGAGAACGTCGGCGACAAACGCAACCCACTCCAGTCTCGACGCCTAACTGACGGTATGAGCACGCTCGACGACGTCGATCAGTGGCGCGAGGAGCTCGAGTCGAAACGCGACGAGAAAGACGAGTTCTTCGCGGACCACCCGCAGTCGCCGATCCCGCCCGAAGAGCGCGAGGAGTTCGACGGTCTGGACTACTTCGATCCCGATCCGGACTACCGCGTGGCCGCGACCGCGACGGTCCACGACGACCCTGAGGTCGTCCTGATGGATACGACCGCGGGCCGAGAGATGCGGTATCTGCGAGTCGCGACGCTCGAGTTTGCCTTGGAGCGAGCGGACGAGGAACTCGAGGACGGTACGTTCGAACTCAACGCCTACCAGCTGGAGAGCCCCAACGAGGAGCCGCTGTTCGTCCCCTTCCGGGACAAGACCACGGGCCAGCAAAGCTACGAGGGCGGCCGGTACATGGAGCTGTCGGCCGATCGCGACCTCGCGAACGGTGACGAACTCGTCGTCGACTTCAACCTCGCGTACACTCCGTTTTGCGCCTACAGCGACACCTTCGACTGTCCGCTGCCGCCCGAGGAGAACTGGCTCGAGGTGGCGATTCCGGCCGGCGAGCGATTCGAGTAACGGCGACGTACACCTGGCTGCTGTGTGACCTCGTTTCCCACGGACAGTTTCGGGTCGAGTTACAGTTCGGAAATCGATAGCCGGCGCCGCGTCTCGAGTTGAAGCGAAGGGGTTGTCAAACGGCGGATAGCTCGAGTCGAAACGGGGGCGTACGGGAACGGATACCATGTTTTAGAGGGATGAATTAAGAACGGATGGAGACGAGCGAAGGGCGGGTGGAAATGAATGCGTCCTGCTATCGTGGCACCGGGGAATCGCCACACCCTCCCCAACCGATTCACTCGTTCACTCGCTCATCCCTCGCGTGGTTTCGGTCCGCGGTTCACCGTTGGTTCACCGCGGTCCAGCACGCGCTACCGCACGTCGGCTGATCGGGT containing:
- a CDS encoding DUF1684 domain-containing protein codes for the protein MSTLDDVDQWREELESKRDEKDEFFADHPQSPIPPEEREEFDGLDYFDPDPDYRVAATATVHDDPEVVLMDTTAGREMRYLRVATLEFALERADEELEDGTFELNAYQLESPNEEPLFVPFRDKTTGQQSYEGGRYMELSADRDLANGDELVVDFNLAYTPFCAYSDTFDCPLPPEENWLEVAIPAGERFE
- a CDS encoding CPBP family intramembrane glutamic endopeptidase, coding for MTDRSPPVVFLGSLAVLSAGVVAVSRLTGVSMVVLAPLYMFTPMLAGITTCLVGPPSFERAGLRVGWGRLRWLAVAAVVPIALVLLGTALSLAVPGVEFVPDANPLTGEGTDFAQTQGGEPVGPSLPGWPLNLLATIAVAIGVGATFNVLFALGEEFGWRGVFLTSLSPLGFWGASAVIGLVWGLWHAPVVLEGYNFPNEPVLGVGAMTVACLAMSPVYTYVTLSARSVLAPAIFHGTFNAFATTLVVFAQGGSELVVNPVGLMGALAFGIAAVLIALRGAPELTADWAVAGDDAAGPDVGDGDHGGDAGTPESSTGEA
- a CDS encoding DUF7127 family protein, giving the protein MKVPNSLKNVERDDAVIRTFEYDDGSVIAVDFGNAAADLEMDVLGSTAIIVADGEQFEFELPPEASDVSAKNGVLTITE